From the Limosilactobacillus panis genome, one window contains:
- the mutS gene encoding DNA mismatch repair protein MutS has protein sequence MVKKLTPMMEQYQKVKDQYPDAFLFYRLGDFYELFNDDAVKGAQLLELTLTTRNHSAKNPIPMCGVPHRAVDSYVDILIDKGYKVAICEQMEDPKKAKGMVKRAVTRLVTPGTQMDLNGDQARNNNYLTAISKKDGQFSLAYTDLSTGELKTTTFDSVNGVLNELINLQSKEVVSAGELPDELLAAFKKRHILLSKQEEILKQSEISYLIQDLQDAGQKYVVSLLVSYLLTTQKRSLAHMQRAISYRANAFMKIDHYSKTNLELMTNMRSGKRQGTLSWLLDETKTAMGSRLLKQWIDRPLIDPQEIAKRQDKVEELLNHYFERSNIQQELIKVYDLERLAGRVAYGSVNGRDLIQLKTSLQQVPKIKYVLETLDLPVFENLTTRLDPLSDIAGLIDQAIVEEPPIAVTDGGVIKDGYNEQLDKYRDAMNNGKQWIADLQTQERQITGINNLKIGYNHVFGYYIEVTKVNLDKIPRDRYERKQTLVNAERFSTPELKEKEALILGAQEKSVALEYDLFVKIREQVKGQIKRLQKLARALSELDVLQSFAVVSEDYHFVRPQMNTGHNLQIKDGRHPVVEKFMGHQEYVPNDVKMDDKTDVLLITGPNMSGKSTYMRQLALTAVMAQIGCFVPASRAELPIFDQIFTRIGAADDLISGESTFMVEMMEANNALSHATDRSLILFDEIGRGTATYDGMALAQAIIEYLHERVRAKTLFSTHYHELTSLEKTLPRLKNVHVGATEKNGELVFLHKVSAGPADKSYGIHVAKLAGMPPTLLNRADEILKGLEHQDVQLTVKKADHKGQVKEAPAQENPVAPAVEANGQLELFQPQPTRKTNSKGQKILHQLKELNLMGMTPMEVMNQLYEWQQKLK, from the coding sequence GTGGTCAAAAAATTAACACCGATGATGGAGCAGTACCAAAAAGTGAAGGACCAGTACCCGGACGCCTTCCTTTTTTACCGTCTCGGGGACTTTTACGAGCTTTTTAACGATGATGCGGTTAAGGGAGCCCAGCTATTAGAATTAACGCTGACCACCCGGAACCACAGCGCGAAGAACCCGATCCCCATGTGCGGGGTCCCGCACCGGGCGGTTGACAGTTATGTTGATATCTTAATTGACAAGGGTTATAAGGTGGCCATTTGTGAACAAATGGAGGACCCTAAGAAGGCTAAGGGAATGGTAAAACGGGCCGTAACCCGGCTGGTGACTCCTGGAACCCAGATGGATTTGAACGGTGACCAGGCCCGTAATAATAACTACCTGACGGCAATTAGCAAAAAAGATGGTCAGTTTAGCCTGGCCTATACGGACCTTTCGACGGGGGAGCTGAAGACGACCACCTTTGATAGCGTCAACGGGGTCCTCAACGAGTTGATCAATTTGCAGAGTAAGGAAGTTGTCAGCGCTGGTGAACTACCGGATGAACTGCTCGCAGCTTTCAAGAAGCGCCACATTCTCTTGTCCAAACAGGAAGAAATCCTCAAACAATCGGAGATCAGTTATCTGATTCAGGACCTTCAGGATGCGGGGCAGAAATACGTTGTCAGCCTCCTCGTGTCTTACTTGCTAACAACCCAAAAGCGGTCGCTTGCGCACATGCAACGAGCAATTTCCTACCGTGCGAACGCCTTCATGAAGATTGACCACTATTCCAAAACTAACCTGGAATTAATGACGAATATGCGTAGCGGGAAGCGTCAGGGGACCCTGTCGTGGCTACTTGACGAAACGAAGACTGCCATGGGGAGCCGACTTTTGAAACAGTGGATTGACCGTCCATTAATTGACCCCCAGGAAATTGCTAAACGGCAGGATAAGGTTGAGGAACTGTTAAACCACTACTTTGAGCGGAGCAATATCCAGCAGGAACTAATCAAGGTTTATGACCTTGAACGGCTTGCCGGTCGGGTTGCTTATGGGAGTGTCAATGGTCGGGATTTGATTCAGCTAAAGACTTCTTTACAGCAGGTCCCCAAGATTAAATATGTCCTTGAAACCTTGGATTTGCCGGTCTTTGAAAATTTGACCACCCGTTTGGACCCTTTGAGTGATATCGCCGGTCTGATTGATCAGGCGATTGTGGAAGAACCACCAATTGCGGTTACTGACGGTGGAGTGATTAAGGATGGTTATAACGAGCAACTTGATAAATACCGGGACGCCATGAATAATGGCAAGCAGTGGATTGCCGATTTGCAGACTCAAGAACGGCAAATTACCGGTATTAATAACCTGAAGATTGGGTATAACCATGTCTTCGGCTACTATATCGAAGTCACCAAGGTTAACCTTGATAAGATTCCGCGAGACCGTTACGAGCGTAAACAGACCTTGGTTAATGCTGAACGATTCTCAACCCCAGAATTAAAAGAAAAGGAAGCCCTCATCTTAGGCGCTCAAGAGAAGTCGGTAGCCCTGGAATACGATCTTTTTGTCAAAATTCGTGAACAGGTCAAGGGGCAGATCAAGCGGCTCCAGAAACTCGCCAGGGCTCTTTCTGAGTTGGACGTCTTACAGAGCTTTGCGGTTGTTAGTGAAGACTACCACTTTGTTCGCCCACAGATGAACACTGGCCATAATTTGCAGATTAAGGATGGCCGTCACCCAGTCGTTGAAAAGTTTATGGGGCACCAGGAGTACGTACCCAACGACGTTAAAATGGATGACAAGACGGACGTTTTACTCATTACGGGCCCTAATATGTCCGGGAAGAGCACCTACATGCGCCAGTTGGCGTTAACTGCGGTAATGGCCCAGATTGGTTGCTTCGTGCCCGCTAGCCGGGCAGAATTACCAATCTTTGACCAGATTTTTACCCGGATTGGGGCGGCTGATGACCTAATCTCCGGGGAAAGTACCTTCATGGTGGAAATGATGGAAGCTAATAATGCCCTCAGTCACGCGACCGACCGCAGCCTAATCCTCTTCGATGAGATTGGCCGGGGGACCGCTACCTACGATGGGATGGCCCTCGCTCAGGCAATTATTGAATACCTGCATGAGCGCGTTCGCGCCAAGACCCTCTTTTCGACCCACTACCATGAATTGACTAGTTTGGAAAAGACCCTGCCACGGTTAAAGAACGTCCATGTTGGGGCAACCGAGAAAAATGGTGAGCTTGTCTTCTTGCATAAGGTTAGTGCGGGCCCGGCTGATAAATCATACGGGATCCACGTTGCCAAGCTTGCGGGTATGCCACCAACTTTGTTGAACCGTGCCGATGAGATTCTGAAGGGGCTAGAACACCAGGATGTTCAGTTGACGGTTAAAAAGGCCGATCATAAAGGCCAGGTCAAGGAAGCCCCAGCCCAAGAAAACCCCGTGGCACCAGCGGTAGAAGCTAATGGTCAGCTAGAGCTTTTCCAACCGCAACCTACCCGTAAAACTAATAGCAAGGGGCAAAAGATTCTTCACCAGTTAAAGGAACTGAACTTGATGGGGATGACGCCGATGGAAGTTATGAACCAGCTCTATGAGTGGCAGCAAAAGCTAAAGTGA
- the mutL gene encoding DNA mismatch repair endonuclease MutL, translating into MGQIHELNSVLADQIAAGEVIERPASIVKELVENSLDADSKRIDIIVENAGLDSIRVIDDGIGIAKDDVPLAFRRHATSKISSRKDLFRVQTMGFRGEALPSIASVADVELTTAQEGENAGAMIHIRGGETLANKPAPARRGTDVRVTDLFYNTPARLKYLKSPHTELARITDIINRLALANSGVAFSFTHNGKEIFRSAGNGNLQQVVAAIYGIQAGRKMLPISGEDDDFKVTGYVSLPELTRASRQYITITINHRYIRNFELTKAIIQGYESKLMVGRYPVVVVNVDLDPVLVDVNVHPAKREVRLSKEPQLTKLISQTIRNRIATENLIPDVDAQAFTPPVKDVVSDLQRRLKEAAHPYNVTQPRSTSTATVSQPALREEAPSMDDGKAAVAHAEDTDGEVSAPVIIHKAGELNSAPMREFDARYQNEGAAVPFGETDPQPQPTPSAKAENMELDVHDKSDRAQGRFPDLQYIGQLQGTFLLAQASDGLYIVDQHAAQERINYERYRKEIGQVSPDQQTFLVPLVLNYSTVDAMSINNHIDLLASVGLHLESFGQNSFILRSHPTWFKEGQEEDTVKEMIDWLLKDGKLTVRQFRMKTAIMMSCKRAIKANHHLDDREARALLRRLPQCENPFNCPHGRPVTVHFNDRDLEKMFKRIQESHVPYADDFDDHDF; encoded by the coding sequence ATGGGCCAGATTCACGAATTAAATAGTGTCTTAGCGGACCAGATTGCTGCCGGGGAGGTCATTGAACGCCCGGCCTCAATTGTTAAGGAACTAGTTGAAAACTCACTGGATGCCGACAGCAAGCGGATTGACATTATTGTTGAAAACGCCGGTCTCGATAGTATCCGGGTGATCGATGACGGAATTGGAATCGCAAAAGATGACGTGCCGCTGGCCTTTCGGCGGCACGCTACCAGTAAAATCAGCAGCCGCAAGGACCTCTTTCGCGTGCAGACGATGGGCTTTCGTGGTGAGGCATTGCCCAGCATTGCTTCGGTAGCAGACGTTGAATTAACAACCGCCCAGGAAGGGGAAAATGCGGGGGCGATGATCCACATCCGGGGTGGGGAAACGCTCGCTAATAAGCCTGCCCCAGCCCGGCGGGGAACGGACGTCCGGGTTACCGACCTCTTTTACAACACGCCCGCCCGCTTAAAGTATCTAAAGTCTCCCCATACTGAACTAGCCCGAATTACTGACATTATCAACCGACTGGCGCTGGCAAATTCCGGCGTGGCCTTCAGTTTTACCCATAACGGAAAGGAAATTTTTCGTTCTGCCGGCAACGGGAACCTCCAACAGGTAGTTGCTGCAATCTATGGTATTCAGGCCGGAAGAAAGATGCTACCAATCAGTGGGGAAGATGATGACTTTAAGGTGACGGGCTATGTCTCCCTTCCGGAGCTGACCCGGGCTTCACGCCAGTACATCACCATTACAATTAACCACCGCTATATTCGGAATTTTGAACTCACCAAGGCAATTATTCAGGGATACGAATCAAAGCTGATGGTGGGGCGTTATCCAGTTGTGGTTGTTAACGTTGATTTAGATCCAGTCCTCGTCGATGTCAACGTTCACCCCGCTAAACGGGAGGTACGTCTTAGTAAGGAGCCCCAACTCACCAAACTGATTTCACAAACAATTCGTAACCGGATTGCGACCGAGAATCTGATTCCCGATGTCGACGCCCAGGCCTTCACGCCGCCAGTCAAAGACGTGGTTAGTGATTTGCAGCGCCGCTTAAAAGAGGCCGCCCATCCCTACAACGTTACCCAACCGCGATCGACAAGTACGGCTACTGTTTCGCAACCTGCCCTCCGCGAGGAAGCGCCCAGTATGGATGATGGTAAGGCTGCGGTTGCCCATGCCGAAGATACCGATGGGGAAGTTAGCGCCCCGGTGATCATTCATAAGGCCGGAGAATTAAATTCCGCTCCAATGAGGGAGTTTGATGCGCGCTACCAAAACGAAGGTGCAGCCGTCCCATTTGGTGAAACCGACCCGCAACCCCAACCGACACCGTCAGCTAAGGCCGAAAACATGGAACTGGACGTTCACGATAAGAGTGACCGAGCACAGGGACGCTTTCCCGACCTTCAGTATATTGGTCAGCTTCAGGGGACTTTTCTATTAGCTCAGGCTAGTGACGGTCTCTACATTGTGGACCAGCACGCAGCCCAGGAACGGATCAACTACGAGCGGTACCGAAAGGAGATTGGTCAGGTGAGTCCGGACCAGCAGACGTTCCTGGTCCCCCTGGTCTTGAACTATTCAACGGTCGATGCGATGAGCATCAATAACCACATTGACCTTTTGGCTAGTGTCGGTCTCCACCTGGAATCCTTTGGTCAGAACAGCTTCATTCTTCGCTCCCACCCGACCTGGTTTAAGGAGGGGCAAGAAGAGGATACGGTCAAGGAAATGATTGACTGGTTGCTCAAGGATGGGAAGTTAACGGTTCGTCAATTCCGTATGAAGACGGCGATCATGATGAGCTGTAAGCGGGCCATTAAGGCTAACCACCACTTGGATGACCGGGAAGCGCGGGCCCTATTAAGGCGCTTGCCCCAGTGCGAGAATCCCTTCAACTGCCCCCATGGTCGGCCAGTGACGGTTCACTTCAATGACCGGGACTTAGAGAAGATGTTTAAACGAATTCAGGAATCGCACGTTCCGTATGCGGATGATTTTGATGATCACGACTTTTAA
- the ruvA gene encoding Holliday junction branch migration protein RuvA, translating to MYEYLTGVVSIVAPQYIVIDVNGVGYKLLVANPYRFNEDPQKQVRVYVYQAVRDDDISLFGFNDQDEKQLFMQLINVSGIGPKSALAILANPDHQGLIDAIANNNIGYLTKFPGIGKKTASQIVLDLKDKITAVATTGPLFATDDQEVADENPALADALAALKALGYKERDVKKVKKHLQDKQKTTDEYLRSALRLLN from the coding sequence GTGTATGAATATTTAACCGGGGTGGTTAGTATCGTGGCCCCCCAATACATCGTAATTGACGTTAACGGGGTAGGATACAAGCTGCTTGTTGCCAACCCTTATCGCTTTAATGAAGACCCCCAAAAGCAGGTTCGGGTCTACGTTTATCAGGCTGTCCGCGACGATGATATCTCCCTCTTTGGCTTTAATGACCAGGACGAAAAGCAACTGTTTATGCAGCTAATTAACGTTTCCGGAATTGGCCCTAAGAGTGCCCTAGCGATCCTGGCCAATCCGGACCACCAGGGGCTAATTGATGCGATTGCTAATAACAACATCGGCTACCTAACTAAGTTCCCGGGAATCGGGAAGAAAACCGCTTCTCAGATTGTCCTCGACCTGAAGGACAAGATTACGGCGGTGGCAACCACTGGGCCGCTCTTTGCGACTGATGACCAGGAAGTGGCTGATGAAAATCCTGCCCTTGCCGATGCCTTAGCCGCCCTGAAGGCCTTGGGATACAAGGAGCGGGATGTAAAGAAAGTTAAAAAACACCTGCAAGATAAGCAGAAAACAACGGATGAGTACTTACGGAGTGCCTTACGATTACTCAACTAA
- the ruvB gene encoding Holliday junction branch migration DNA helicase RuvB translates to MSEDNKNKVLSDHAQDEAEEQMELTLRPQNLDDYIGQEQVKGKLRVYIEAAREREEALDHVLLYGPPGLGKTTLAMVIAHEMHVNIKTTSGPAIEKPGDLVALLNELQPGDVLFIDEIHRLPKVVEEMLYSAMEDYYIDIVVGEGPTAHPVHFPLPPFTLIGATTRAGMLSAPLRDRFGIVEHMNYYNQDELKQIIFRSAKIFNSKIEEAGAHELALRSRGTPRIANRLLKRVRDFAQVAKKPSIDSATVKQALDLLQVDSHGLDEVDRKMLLTMINYYHGGPVGLKTIAANIGEETSTIEEMYEPYLLQIGFISRTPRGRMVTPAAYAHLRINYPDSKGEG, encoded by the coding sequence GTGAGCGAAGATAATAAAAATAAAGTTTTATCTGACCATGCCCAAGACGAGGCCGAGGAGCAGATGGAATTGACCCTCCGTCCCCAAAACCTGGATGACTATATTGGTCAAGAGCAGGTAAAAGGAAAGCTCCGGGTATATATCGAGGCTGCCCGGGAGCGGGAAGAAGCGCTTGACCACGTCTTACTTTATGGCCCACCCGGCCTGGGGAAAACCACGTTGGCGATGGTAATTGCCCACGAGATGCACGTCAACATTAAGACCACCAGTGGCCCGGCGATTGAGAAGCCGGGGGACCTGGTTGCCCTGCTTAACGAGCTACAACCGGGGGATGTTCTTTTTATTGACGAAATTCACCGCCTCCCCAAGGTGGTTGAGGAAATGCTCTATTCGGCAATGGAGGACTACTACATTGACATCGTGGTCGGCGAGGGACCGACCGCCCACCCGGTGCACTTCCCCCTGCCACCATTTACCCTGATTGGGGCTACCACAAGAGCGGGGATGTTGTCCGCACCGCTACGTGATCGCTTTGGAATTGTTGAACATATGAACTACTATAACCAGGACGAGCTAAAACAGATTATTTTCCGGTCTGCCAAGATTTTTAACAGCAAGATCGAGGAGGCCGGTGCCCACGAGTTGGCTCTGCGGTCACGGGGAACGCCCCGGATCGCTAACCGCCTTTTAAAACGGGTCCGTGACTTCGCACAAGTAGCCAAAAAGCCTAGTATTGATTCGGCAACGGTTAAACAGGCCCTTGACTTGCTGCAAGTTGATAGCCACGGCTTGGACGAGGTTGACCGCAAAATGCTTTTGACAATGATCAACTACTATCACGGAGGACCGGTTGGCCTAAAGACGATTGCGGCTAACATTGGTGAAGAGACGAGCACCATCGAGGAGATGTATGAGCCCTACCTCTTACAGATTGGTTTTATCAGTCGCACACCGCGAGGACGGATGGTTACGCCAGCGGCCTACGCGCACTTGAGAATCAACTACCCTGATTCAAAGGGGGAGGGATGA
- a CDS encoding queuine tRNA-ribosyltransferase family protein codes for MEKINFTIKHRARMGRTGQLQVRCQALQTPLVVHAGLTVKSLLAQEIAKLGGQAIKQEAFDYWLSGTKAAEFGDLHQRLHWSGLIIGDPGTSQAYQWAKPRGKKKDGVRFHDPQLGQLKFYTPEAALEWQKELGCDFVTSFDRWSDYYAPVDDLKAAATQTASWLGKPTDGILASVVGGGLKRVRMISAQAASRQSCAGYAVKGIGNNVKLREQVRLLQEVLTMLPEQGLHYLTGNNSLEGTLIAMLAGYDLVDSDCAVVEARHHVAFVQTKRLHLDKQHFVTDQRPIDASCQCPVCQAGYSRSYLHQLCGQGAALGDRLLMVHNLYTLNQLASAARQAISADVVHDLAAKWAIDELE; via the coding sequence ATGGAAAAAATTAATTTTACGATTAAACACCGGGCTAGGATGGGCCGCACGGGACAGCTGCAGGTTAGGTGTCAGGCGCTGCAGACACCGCTGGTGGTTCATGCCGGGCTGACAGTGAAAAGCCTTTTGGCCCAAGAAATTGCCAAACTCGGTGGTCAGGCAATTAAGCAGGAGGCCTTTGACTACTGGTTAAGTGGGACGAAGGCCGCTGAGTTTGGTGACCTCCACCAGCGCTTGCACTGGTCGGGACTAATTATCGGTGACCCGGGGACTAGCCAGGCCTACCAATGGGCCAAACCACGGGGCAAAAAGAAGGATGGAGTACGTTTTCATGACCCCCAATTAGGGCAGTTAAAGTTTTACACGCCTGAAGCGGCGCTAGAATGGCAAAAAGAGCTGGGTTGTGACTTTGTGACAAGCTTTGATCGCTGGAGTGACTACTATGCGCCGGTGGATGATTTAAAAGCGGCAGCAACACAGACGGCTTCCTGGCTGGGGAAGCCAACAGATGGCATTTTGGCGTCGGTTGTTGGTGGCGGATTAAAGCGGGTCCGAATGATAAGTGCCCAGGCTGCTAGTCGTCAGTCGTGTGCTGGGTACGCAGTGAAAGGAATTGGTAACAACGTGAAGCTGCGCGAACAGGTTCGCCTATTGCAAGAGGTACTAACCATGCTGCCGGAGCAGGGGCTTCATTACTTGACCGGAAACAACTCGCTGGAGGGCACCCTAATCGCGATGCTGGCGGGATACGACCTGGTTGATAGTGACTGTGCCGTAGTAGAGGCCCGCCACCATGTTGCCTTTGTGCAGACTAAACGACTCCATCTTGACAAACAGCACTTTGTCACTGATCAGCGACCAATTGATGCCAGTTGTCAGTGCCCAGTTTGCCAGGCAGGCTATAGCCGGTCCTACCTTCACCAGCTTTGTGGCCAGGGGGCAGCTCTTGGTGACCGCCTCTTGATGGTCCATAACCTCTATACCCTGAACCAACTTGCGAGTGCAGCTCGACAGGCGATCAGCGCTGACGTGGTCCATGATCTGGCTGCTAAATGGGCGATTGACGAGCTAGAGTAG
- the yajC gene encoding preprotein translocase subunit YajC — MEIIVNILDFLTLGASSSSATFSSFILIILMIALMYFFMIRPQQKQRKQHQEMMNDMHKGDEVVTIGRLHGKIDSINKEDRTVTLDCEGIYLTFDMVAIARVVKSSTAAPAEKKTASEDSAAEKAAEKPAEEEKADSKPADDSDAGEQAK; from the coding sequence ATGGAAATAATCGTGAACATTTTAGACTTCTTAACGTTGGGGGCATCTTCTTCTAGTGCTACCTTCTCCAGCTTTATCCTGATCATCCTGATGATTGCGTTAATGTACTTCTTCATGATTCGGCCACAACAGAAGCAACGGAAGCAACACCAAGAAATGATGAATGACATGCACAAGGGGGACGAAGTTGTCACCATCGGTCGTCTCCATGGTAAGATCGACAGCATCAACAAGGAAGACCGCACAGTTACTTTAGATTGTGAAGGAATTTACTTGACCTTCGACATGGTTGCAATTGCCCGGGTGGTAAAGAGCTCAACCGCTGCGCCCGCTGAAAAGAAGACTGCAAGTGAAGATTCTGCCGCAGAAAAGGCTGCTGAAAAACCTGCTGAGGAAGAAAAAGCTGACAGCAAGCCGGCTGACGACAGCGATGCTGGTGAGCAAGCAAAATAA
- the gnd gene encoding phosphogluconate dehydrogenase (NAD(+)-dependent, decarboxylating) codes for MQIGLIGLGKMGIHLAQNMLRNDNDVVAFDLNKDAVKEAGSYGAQTASTLDEMVEKLATPRTIWVMVPAGKPTDATMEQLAAKLSADDVVIDGGNTFWKDSLKHNRMLTEKGIHYFDCGSSGGWRGALEGGNFMIGGDDKDVFERIRPLFEGISQKDGYLYTGKAGSGHYLKMVHNGVEYGMMEAIGEGFEILEASDFNYDNAAVAKLWNHGSVIRSWLMELAQDAFEKDPHLDKIQGRMHSSGEAHWTIADAMDHSVPTPVIYEALCARFKSMQEDTFDGKVVAALRNGFGGHAVDKN; via the coding sequence ATGCAAATTGGATTGATTGGTTTGGGTAAGATGGGTATTCACCTTGCTCAAAATATGTTGCGTAATGACAACGATGTCGTTGCTTTTGACCTCAACAAGGACGCAGTTAAGGAAGCCGGTTCTTACGGTGCCCAAACTGCCTCCACCCTTGACGAAATGGTTGAAAAGTTAGCCACTCCACGGACAATCTGGGTGATGGTTCCAGCTGGTAAGCCAACGGATGCAACGATGGAACAACTTGCCGCTAAGCTTTCCGCTGACGACGTTGTCATCGACGGGGGGAATACTTTCTGGAAGGACTCCTTGAAGCACAACCGGATGCTGACTGAAAAGGGGATCCACTACTTTGACTGTGGTTCTTCAGGTGGCTGGCGTGGTGCCCTTGAAGGTGGTAACTTCATGATCGGTGGCGATGACAAGGATGTCTTTGAACGGATTCGCCCACTCTTTGAAGGTATTTCTCAAAAGGATGGTTACCTTTACACTGGTAAGGCTGGTTCTGGTCACTACCTGAAGATGGTTCACAACGGTGTTGAATACGGGATGATGGAAGCCATCGGTGAAGGCTTCGAAATTCTGGAAGCTTCTGACTTCAATTACGATAACGCTGCCGTTGCCAAGCTTTGGAACCACGGTTCCGTAATTCGTTCTTGGCTGATGGAACTGGCTCAAGATGCCTTTGAAAAGGACCCGCACCTGGATAAGATTCAAGGTCGGATGCACAGTTCTGGTGAAGCGCACTGGACGATTGCCGACGCCATGGACCACAGCGTTCCAACACCAGTTATCTATGAAGCCCTCTGTGCACGTTTCAAGTCAATGCAAGAAGACACCTTTGATGGTAAGGTCGTTGCCGCTCTGCGGAACGGTTTCGGTGGTCACGCTGTTGATAAGAATTAG
- a CDS encoding bifunctional oligoribonuclease/PAP phosphatase NrnA gives MADQLGEIFKQIKKYNKIIIHRHQRPDPDAIGSQVGLGEILKASFPYKQVYLVGKHIPGFDWIGTMDDISSATFDDALVIVTDTANAPRIDDRRFNNGDKLIKIDHHPNDEPFGDLMWVQPAASSCSEMIYDFYQRFADELTLPKKAAHALYAGIIGDTGRFLYPATTPRTMLVAGALMAAGADAAAISRREDEISLPVARLSAYVYEHLTILDHGAAYVVLTDEILKKFGLTEAGTSAVVSLPGRVKSVSAWAVFVQQEDDHYRIRLRSKGPVINELAKHHDGGGHPLASGAKAKDEAEIKQVIAELDQLTQTQK, from the coding sequence ATGGCTGATCAACTTGGCGAAATTTTTAAGCAAATCAAGAAGTACAACAAAATCATTATTCACCGTCACCAGCGCCCCGATCCGGACGCAATTGGCTCCCAGGTCGGCTTGGGAGAAATCCTCAAGGCATCGTTTCCCTACAAGCAAGTTTACCTAGTTGGTAAACACATCCCGGGATTTGACTGGATTGGGACGATGGACGACATCAGCAGTGCCACCTTTGATGACGCTCTAGTGATTGTCACGGATACCGCTAATGCACCGCGAATCGATGACCGCCGCTTTAATAACGGGGATAAGTTGATCAAGATCGACCACCACCCGAATGATGAACCATTCGGTGATTTAATGTGGGTTCAGCCGGCAGCATCCAGTTGTTCAGAGATGATTTACGACTTTTACCAGCGCTTTGCTGACGAATTGACCTTACCGAAGAAGGCGGCTCACGCCCTTTATGCGGGAATCATTGGTGATACTGGACGCTTCTTGTACCCGGCAACGACCCCGCGGACGATGTTAGTGGCTGGTGCCCTGATGGCTGCCGGGGCTGATGCAGCAGCTATCAGCCGGCGCGAGGACGAGATTAGTTTGCCAGTTGCCCGTTTATCGGCCTACGTTTATGAGCACTTAACAATCCTCGACCACGGGGCGGCCTATGTTGTCTTGACGGATGAAATCTTGAAAAAGTTTGGTTTGACTGAGGCAGGAACGTCTGCCGTGGTTTCGTTACCGGGCCGGGTTAAAAGCGTTAGTGCCTGGGCAGTCTTTGTCCAGCAGGAGGACGACCACTACCGAATCCGCCTACGGTCAAAGGGACCGGTTATCAATGAGCTAGCTAAGCATCATGATGGTGGTGGCCACCCGCTTGCCAGTGGGGCCAAGGCAAAGGATGAGGCAGAGATTAAGCAGGTAATTGCGGAACTGGACCAGTTGACCCAAACCCAAAAGTAA